A genomic stretch from Pontivivens ytuae includes:
- a CDS encoding ABC transporter ATP-binding protein — MTQLMDIKPDTDVGAHVSFENVNVEFPIYSSHGRSLKRSMLQFTTAGRVGLSSDDRLVVRALKSLSFEAKHGDRIGLIGRNGSGKSTLLRALAGVYEPVSGLVRIRGRVQSLIDINLGLDIEASGYENIRVRCLLRGVGKKQLERRMEDIAEVTELGEFLHMPVRTYSSGMVLRLGFAISTSMVPDILLMDEWIGVGDSTFVEKAQKRLREMVGASGILFIASHNAEIIEKTCNRVLWLDQGDIRMDGCPNEVLKAYGDCAS; from the coding sequence ATGACCCAACTCATGGATATCAAGCCCGACACTGATGTTGGCGCTCACGTCAGCTTCGAGAATGTCAACGTCGAGTTCCCGATCTATTCGTCCCATGGTCGGTCACTGAAGCGTTCAATGCTTCAGTTCACGACTGCAGGGCGAGTAGGCCTCAGTTCCGACGACCGGCTGGTCGTCCGTGCTCTGAAGTCCCTGAGCTTCGAGGCTAAACACGGTGATCGCATCGGCCTGATTGGCCGGAACGGCTCTGGAAAGTCCACACTCCTGCGTGCACTCGCCGGCGTATATGAGCCTGTATCGGGCCTCGTACGCATTCGGGGGCGTGTCCAATCCCTCATCGACATCAATCTCGGCCTCGATATCGAAGCATCGGGCTACGAGAACATACGCGTTCGCTGTCTCTTGCGCGGCGTTGGAAAAAAGCAGCTCGAGCGCCGGATGGAGGACATCGCAGAAGTGACGGAACTTGGCGAGTTCCTGCACATGCCTGTCCGCACGTATTCGAGTGGGATGGTCCTGCGGCTCGGCTTCGCTATCTCGACCTCCATGGTCCCTGACATCCTACTGATGGATGAGTGGATCGGGGTAGGCGATAGCACGTTCGTTGAGAAGGCGCAGAAGCGTCTGCGGGAGATGGTTGGGGCAAGCGGTATCCTGTTCATCGCCTCCCACAACGCGGAGATCATCGAGAAAACATGCAACCGCGTCTTATGGCTGGACCAAGGCGACATACGCATGGACGGTTGCCCGAATGAAGTTCTAAAGGCCTATGGCGACTGCGCCTCATGA
- a CDS encoding ABC transporter permease: protein MLACSGSKSMFSYHILLLVSLFGTIFPLPSMMATSGFTGAENIIKDGGRPLSIHIFRLCYRNLIIALHNVAVMLGIYIWNPSLLSWNFLFLIPATVLLIINMVWLSLLVAIVCARFRDVPPIVANVVQMLFFVSPVIFKPEILPPELSFVVDYNPLAYMMEVMRSPLLGQPPSLLSFALMAVFALIGWSFTFRFFRMTRHRIAYWL from the coding sequence ATGCTGGCATGTTCCGGATCGAAGTCGATGTTTTCATACCACATATTGCTTCTGGTTTCGTTATTTGGTACTATTTTTCCTCTACCATCAATGATGGCAACTAGTGGCTTTACTGGTGCTGAAAATATTATAAAAGACGGGGGACGGCCCCTATCGATCCATATATTTCGGTTATGTTACAGAAATCTCATTATCGCACTACATAATGTAGCTGTAATGCTTGGCATTTATATTTGGAATCCCTCTCTCCTTAGCTGGAACTTTCTCTTTTTGATACCTGCCACTGTGCTTTTGATTATTAATATGGTGTGGCTGTCATTGCTCGTCGCTATAGTTTGTGCCCGTTTCCGCGACGTGCCCCCTATCGTCGCAAACGTTGTGCAGATGCTGTTCTTCGTGTCTCCAGTGATATTCAAGCCGGAAATCCTTCCGCCGGAACTCTCCTTTGTCGTGGACTACAATCCTTTGGCTTATATGATGGAAGTCATGCGCAGCCCGTTGCTGGGGCAGCCCCCCTCGCTTCTTTCTTTTGCTCTGATGGCGGTTTTTGCGCTTATCGGCTGGAGCTTTACGTTCAGATTCTTCCGTATGACGCGGCATCGGATCGCTTACTGGCTGTGA
- a CDS encoding ABC transporter permease: MNPSIGNPLPERTYGDPAQATAKAIGDLTEGLQSWQLWTNLGWQDVQQRYRRAVLGPFWITISMMTLVLALGIIYAGMFRIEVDVFIPHIASGFVIWYYFSSTINDGN, encoded by the coding sequence ATGAATCCGAGTATCGGCAACCCGCTGCCGGAACGAACCTATGGTGATCCGGCACAAGCCACGGCAAAGGCCATTGGCGACCTGACGGAGGGGCTGCAGTCATGGCAACTCTGGACTAATCTCGGCTGGCAGGACGTTCAGCAACGCTACCGGCGCGCTGTGCTTGGCCCTTTCTGGATTACCATTAGCATGATGACGCTGGTTCTCGCGCTGGGTATAATTTATGCTGGCATGTTCCGGATCGAAGTCGATGTTTTCATACCACATATTGCTTCTGGTTTCGTTATTTGGTACTATTTTTCCTCTACCATCAATGATGGCAACTAG
- a CDS encoding glycosyltransferase family 2 protein produces MTAVIPNYNHGSVISDAIAALTAQNPAPSRIVVVDDGSTDDSRRVLQRLAETQPLLHVVFHERNMGAIGALNTGLAATQTEYVYFGAADDKVQPGLFEALLPLLASAPAIALASTEAIVTDLDTGSSALRPPVLPAFEPAVFSRDDVCALFRNIDNWILTGATIWRTDKLRAAGAFNPALGALADGFVARQLAFRHGSAFAPVPGVEWRLSNSGISRSLASDPDSAEQILSAAMRQMATDPCFPSWYPKLFARRWRFGTARVRLAASPAWRRLVLQVLLTLHYRPTNVLRIIKTMIWRQLRRI; encoded by the coding sequence GTGACGGCAGTCATCCCCAATTACAACCATGGGTCGGTCATTTCCGATGCGATAGCAGCCCTCACCGCCCAAAATCCCGCCCCCAGCCGTATTGTAGTCGTCGATGACGGCTCGACCGATGACAGTCGGCGAGTGCTGCAGCGGCTTGCGGAGACTCAACCATTACTGCACGTGGTTTTTCATGAGCGGAATATGGGTGCCATCGGGGCGCTGAACACGGGCCTAGCGGCGACGCAGACGGAGTACGTCTACTTCGGCGCTGCTGACGACAAGGTGCAGCCCGGCCTGTTTGAAGCGCTGCTGCCACTGCTGGCCAGTGCGCCGGCGATCGCACTGGCCTCGACTGAGGCAATTGTCACCGATCTCGATACGGGCAGCTCTGCGTTGCGCCCGCCGGTGCTGCCGGCTTTCGAACCAGCTGTCTTTTCTCGCGACGATGTCTGCGCCCTTTTCCGGAACATTGACAACTGGATCCTAACCGGGGCTACGATATGGCGCACGGATAAGCTGCGAGCGGCAGGCGCCTTCAACCCTGCGCTTGGCGCACTAGCGGATGGCTTCGTCGCGCGGCAACTCGCATTTCGGCATGGCTCCGCGTTCGCCCCCGTACCAGGGGTCGAGTGGCGACTCAGCAACAGTGGAATTTCGCGCAGCCTCGCCTCAGATCCAGATAGCGCAGAACAGATCTTGTCCGCAGCGATGAGGCAGATGGCCACCGATCCTTGTTTTCCGTCGTGGTATCCAAAGCTGTTTGCGCGGCGATGGCGATTTGGAACTGCTCGAGTACGTCTCGCTGCGTCGCCTGCGTGGCGCCGGCTTGTTCTGCAAGTCCTACTCACGTTGCATTATCGCCCTACCAACGTTCTTCGGATCATAAAAACTATGATTTGGCGACAACTTCGTCGGATCTGA
- a CDS encoding PfkB family carbohydrate kinase gives MIDHSAITSISDLITEARSKEKAIVFISGKFNILHPGHTRLLKFAAEQGDVVLVGLVPDDDKDVSVPGAMRIEALKSLTFVDHAFVMSFPLVEIIRQLRPDVVVKGKEYQERENEEESVLKSYGGRLLFGSGDVFFSSFSLLKREYFETNYSSIIKPKDFPVRRKFDIRDLKEVLEKFRNLRVLVIGDLIVDTYINCEALGMSQEDPTIVVSPIEQTTFVGGAGIVAAHARGLGANVSFVTVCGDDESANFARSKLADYDVDACLFTDTARPTTNKQRFRARGKTLLRVNHLRQLSVDAALSSELIAAVEDRLPQTDLLLFSDFNYGCLPQPVVDSICEKAAARGIMMAADSQASSQAADISRFRGMTLITPTEREARMALKDAESGLIMVAEELRKTAKAEHVVVTLGEEGLLMYVNKEGQLETDRLPAFNSAPKDVAGAGDSFFTCTSMALCAGIDVWRSVYLGALAAGCQVSRVGNTPLTQAELATEIDYKPS, from the coding sequence ATGATAGACCACTCTGCGATCACTTCGATTTCGGATCTCATCACAGAGGCGCGTTCGAAAGAGAAGGCAATTGTCTTCATCTCCGGCAAGTTCAACATTTTGCATCCTGGACATACCCGACTTCTCAAATTCGCTGCAGAGCAGGGAGATGTTGTTCTTGTCGGTTTGGTTCCTGATGATGACAAAGATGTATCCGTGCCGGGCGCAATGCGGATCGAAGCGTTGAAGTCGCTTACCTTCGTCGACCACGCTTTCGTCATGAGCTTCCCGCTTGTTGAGATCATCCGTCAGCTCCGCCCTGACGTTGTTGTCAAGGGTAAGGAGTATCAAGAGCGTGAGAACGAGGAAGAGTCTGTATTAAAATCCTATGGAGGGAGGCTCTTATTTGGATCAGGTGATGTCTTTTTTTCCTCATTTTCACTTCTAAAGCGCGAGTATTTTGAAACAAATTACTCATCAATCATAAAGCCGAAAGATTTCCCGGTACGACGTAAATTCGATATTCGAGATCTTAAGGAGGTGTTGGAGAAATTTAGAAATCTCAGAGTGCTGGTGATAGGTGATCTCATAGTGGACACATACATAAATTGCGAGGCGCTCGGAATGTCGCAAGAAGATCCGACGATCGTTGTTTCGCCTATCGAGCAAACAACTTTTGTAGGTGGTGCTGGAATCGTGGCCGCACACGCGCGCGGTCTTGGAGCGAACGTCTCATTCGTCACTGTGTGTGGTGACGACGAGTCCGCCAATTTCGCGCGTTCGAAGCTCGCAGATTACGATGTTGATGCCTGTCTTTTCACTGACACCGCGCGACCGACTACAAATAAGCAGAGGTTCCGAGCCCGTGGAAAAACCCTGCTGCGTGTGAACCACCTGCGGCAGCTCTCGGTAGATGCTGCGCTATCGAGTGAGCTGATCGCCGCAGTCGAGGATCGTCTGCCACAGACCGATCTGTTGCTGTTCTCCGATTTCAATTACGGTTGTTTGCCTCAGCCTGTTGTCGACAGCATCTGTGAGAAAGCGGCAGCGCGGGGCATAATGATGGCGGCTGATAGCCAAGCCTCATCGCAGGCCGCCGACATCTCGCGTTTCCGCGGGATGACTTTGATTACACCCACTGAGCGTGAGGCGCGTATGGCACTGAAGGACGCCGAGTCGGGCCTGATAATGGTCGCTGAAGAATTGCGTAAGACCGCAAAGGCTGAGCATGTCGTGGTGACGCTTGGGGAGGAGGGTTTGCTGATGTATGTCAACAAGGAGGGCCAGTTGGAGACAGACCGGCTTCCTGCCTTCAATTCCGCGCCGAAAGATGTTGCTGGTGCGGGCGATAGCTTCTTTACATGCACGTCGATGGCGCTTTGCGCTGGCATAGATGTCTGGCGTTCGGTTTACCTCGGTGCGCTGGCGGCAGGATGTCAAGTATCGAGGGTGGGGAATACGCCACTGACGCAGGCAGAGCTTGCTACTGAAATCGACTACAAACCGAGCTAG
- a CDS encoding nucleotidyltransferase family protein: protein MHALLLAAGVGSRLRPITDTTPKCLVPIHGRPLLDYWFDLLLGTHAIERVLLNTHYLAHQVHRHVEGSRWQSRVDLVHEAELLGTGGTLLANRDYFGSSDFLIAHADNLTDFDPHWLITQHRARMPNVVMTMLAFRTDDPSSCGILECDADGIVQAFHEKVPDPPGNLANGAVYVVTPEIATHAASLGRPIIDLSTEVIPHFLGRILAVETSGYHRDIGNPESLQRAHEEFHPSRP from the coding sequence ATGCACGCGCTTCTGCTGGCTGCCGGTGTCGGTTCGCGATTACGGCCCATCACCGATACGACGCCTAAGTGTCTTGTTCCGATCCACGGGCGACCGTTGCTTGATTACTGGTTTGATCTTTTGCTTGGAACACATGCGATCGAGCGTGTGCTTCTTAACACGCACTATCTTGCCCATCAGGTTCACCGCCATGTGGAAGGATCGCGTTGGCAGTCCAGAGTCGATCTCGTTCACGAGGCGGAGTTGCTCGGGACTGGTGGTACGCTGCTTGCTAATCGCGACTATTTCGGGAGCTCGGATTTCCTCATTGCACACGCCGACAATCTGACCGATTTCGATCCGCATTGGCTAATCACGCAACATCGGGCGCGCATGCCGAATGTTGTGATGACGATGCTCGCCTTTCGCACGGACGATCCGTCTTCGTGCGGGATCCTGGAATGTGATGCTGACGGTATTGTTCAGGCATTCCACGAAAAGGTGCCGGATCCGCCGGGCAACCTTGCAAACGGGGCGGTCTACGTCGTCACACCCGAGATCGCTACGCATGCCGCATCGCTTGGGCGGCCCATCATTGATCTATCGACAGAGGTCATTCCACACTTCCTCGGGCGCATTCTTGCGGTGGAGACGTCCGGATATCATCGCGACATCGGCAATCCGGAGAGCCTACAGCGCGCACATGAGGAATTTCATCCATCGCGACCCTAA
- a CDS encoding D-glycero-alpha-D-manno-heptose-1,7-bisphosphate 7-phosphatase, translated as MLRPALFLDRDGVVNEETNFCHRPEDFHPRKGIFDLVRLARNAGRSVIVVTNQSGIARGLFDEKIYAALTTHMLRLFEQKGAALTDVLHCPYHPEAPLAQYRVDHSWRKPRPGMILEARDRHGLDLAASALIGDRPSDIGAAQAAGLEAACLVGTTLSPEAPRPRRFAVAPDIVAASRWYADLLAKGQGG; from the coding sequence GTGTTGCGACCTGCCCTATTTCTCGATCGCGACGGTGTGGTGAACGAAGAGACTAACTTCTGCCACAGACCCGAAGATTTTCATCCTCGTAAAGGCATCTTTGATCTCGTTCGCCTTGCACGCAACGCAGGTCGATCCGTGATCGTCGTCACTAACCAGTCCGGTATCGCGCGCGGTCTTTTCGACGAGAAAATCTATGCAGCGCTCACCACGCACATGCTTAGGCTTTTCGAACAGAAGGGCGCAGCACTAACCGATGTGCTCCATTGTCCCTACCATCCCGAAGCACCACTGGCGCAGTACCGCGTAGACCATTCCTGGAGGAAGCCGAGACCGGGCATGATTCTGGAAGCCCGAGATCGGCACGGACTCGATCTGGCAGCATCTGCTCTGATTGGCGACCGGCCCTCCGACATAGGCGCGGCGCAGGCAGCCGGGCTGGAGGCTGCCTGTCTTGTGGGTACTACACTCTCGCCTGAAGCGCCGCGGCCACGCCGCTTTGCTGTAGCACCTGACATCGTTGCCGCTTCCAGGTGGTATGCAGACTTGCTAGCCAAGGGCCAGGGGGGTTAG
- a CDS encoding glycosyltransferase, with protein MATEDWFFASHFKGFAAAARAAGFAPVLAAQLGTRGDVGLAEVLPQIAVNTPRSAVSIEGLRAAVSGYRSAIRKVQPEIVHCIALKPALNGGIAARLEGSPRLVIAPTGLGALWVAEGWRARAARAGVRMALRGLCLRSHMRFLFENHDDPVSLGVPDHHVRRAAFVSGAGVAASSFPRHPLPQNGAVMRVAVVARMVHSKGILESIEAVRQVRAEGHPVTLDLWGAPDAENPASLENAELEALGSEPGVRWRGPTSNVSNIWKETDVAMLLSRGGEGLPRSLVEAAASGRPIVTTDVPGCRDVVRDGIEGYLVPPRDPAAAARALASLSQDAGIRYQMADAAYRRFARDMTDKAVQTTVEQLYRDLITD; from the coding sequence ATGGCTACGGAGGATTGGTTCTTCGCATCCCATTTTAAAGGCTTCGCGGCCGCTGCGCGCGCCGCAGGCTTCGCTCCCGTCCTCGCTGCACAGCTGGGAACGCGGGGTGACGTGGGGCTCGCGGAGGTGCTTCCGCAGATCGCCGTCAATACGCCCCGGTCGGCCGTGAGCATCGAAGGGCTACGCGCCGCTGTATCTGGTTACCGCTCTGCGATCCGGAAGGTGCAGCCAGAGATCGTGCATTGTATCGCGCTTAAACCGGCGCTGAACGGCGGAATAGCAGCACGACTGGAAGGGTCACCCCGGCTGGTAATCGCACCAACGGGACTTGGCGCACTCTGGGTTGCGGAGGGATGGCGTGCCCGAGCTGCTCGTGCAGGCGTGCGTATGGCTTTACGTGGCCTTTGCCTTCGCTCGCACATGCGTTTCCTTTTTGAAAACCACGATGATCCGGTATCTCTTGGGGTGCCGGACCATCATGTTCGCCGTGCGGCATTTGTTTCGGGCGCTGGCGTTGCGGCAAGCAGCTTTCCGCGCCATCCACTACCACAGAACGGCGCCGTCATGCGCGTTGCCGTGGTTGCGCGGATGGTGCACTCCAAGGGTATCCTGGAATCGATAGAAGCGGTCCGACAGGTCCGCGCCGAGGGGCACCCGGTGACACTTGATCTATGGGGCGCGCCAGATGCTGAGAACCCGGCAAGCCTCGAAAACGCAGAGTTGGAGGCGCTTGGTAGCGAGCCGGGCGTCCGGTGGCGCGGCCCTACGAGCAACGTCTCCAACATCTGGAAGGAAACCGATGTGGCGATGCTGCTCTCGCGCGGGGGCGAGGGCCTACCGCGCAGCCTTGTAGAGGCTGCAGCCTCGGGCCGTCCCATTGTCACCACGGATGTGCCCGGATGCCGCGATGTCGTAAGGGATGGGATAGAGGGTTATCTCGTGCCACCACGCGATCCCGCCGCTGCGGCGCGCGCGCTCGCAAGCCTGTCTCAAGATGCCGGGATACGCTATCAGATGGCCGACGCAGCCTACCGGCGTTTCGCCCGGGACATGACCGATAAGGCGGTTCAGACAACCGTTGAGCAGCTCTACCGCGATCTTATTACGGATTGA
- a CDS encoding metal ABC transporter permease, with protein sequence MLDDFLMRAALAGLGVALATAPLGCFVVWRRMAYFGDATAHAAILGVALSLAFSTSIFAGTLATALAMALAITSLSERGYAIDTLLGVLSHAALAIGLVAVSFLPGARIDLMSYLFGDILAVGRTDLAVIWVGAALVLGLVAWRWSALLAATLNADLARAAGIDPKREKMILTLALALVVAVAIKVVGALLIAAMLIIPAAAARPLSRTPEAMAVIAGAIAGLSALSGLWLSYLYDTPAGPTIICVAATCFALAALRRLSRL encoded by the coding sequence ATGCTCGACGATTTTCTGATGCGCGCAGCCCTCGCCGGGCTGGGCGTCGCACTTGCGACCGCGCCGCTCGGCTGCTTCGTCGTCTGGCGGCGCATGGCCTATTTCGGCGACGCGACGGCGCATGCGGCGATCCTCGGCGTCGCCCTGTCGCTCGCCTTCTCCACCTCGATCTTCGCGGGCACGCTGGCGACGGCGCTGGCCATGGCGCTGGCGATCACGTCGCTCAGTGAGCGGGGCTACGCGATCGACACCCTGCTCGGGGTCCTGTCCCACGCGGCCCTCGCGATCGGCCTCGTGGCCGTATCCTTCCTGCCGGGCGCGCGGATCGACCTGATGAGCTATCTCTTCGGCGACATCCTCGCCGTGGGGCGCACAGACCTCGCGGTGATCTGGGTGGGCGCGGCGCTCGTCCTCGGCCTCGTCGCGTGGCGCTGGTCGGCCCTGCTCGCGGCGACGCTCAACGCGGATCTCGCGCGCGCGGCGGGCATCGACCCGAAGCGCGAGAAGATGATCCTGACCCTCGCACTCGCCCTCGTCGTCGCCGTCGCGATCAAGGTCGTGGGCGCGCTCCTGATCGCGGCCATGCTCATCATCCCTGCCGCCGCCGCCCGCCCGCTGAGCCGCACGCCCGAGGCGATGGCCGTGATCGCGGGGGCCATCGCCGGGCTCTCGGCCCTCTCGGGCCTCTGGCTCTCCTATCTCTACGATACGCCCGCCGGCCCCACGATCATCTGCGTCGCCGCCACCTGCTTCGCGCTGGCGGCCCTGCGCCGGCTGTCGCGCTTGTGA
- a CDS encoding metal ABC transporter ATP-binding protein, with protein MSLVTVTGLGVDAGAQRILTGVDLTLAPGEIVTVVGPNGSGKTTLLRAILGAIQPSTGRVERQAGLRIGYVPQVLHIDQTLPLTVRRFLDLPVRRGAAAVREALVDAGADGLEKRQMTDLSGGQFRRVLLARALLEKPELLILDEPTTGLDQPGSAAFYRQIEAVRATLGCAVLMVSHELHVVMSASDRVICLNGHVCCHGTPEVVASAPEYRALFGTGTQGALALYRHDHDHGHDHGHDHDHSHGHDHAPREDTAV; from the coding sequence GTGAGCCTCGTCACCGTCACCGGCCTCGGCGTCGACGCGGGCGCCCAGCGGATCCTGACCGGCGTCGATCTCACCCTCGCTCCGGGAGAGATCGTGACGGTCGTCGGCCCCAACGGCTCGGGCAAGACGACGCTGCTACGCGCGATCCTCGGCGCGATCCAGCCCTCGACGGGGCGGGTGGAGCGCCAGGCAGGGCTGCGCATCGGCTACGTGCCGCAGGTGCTCCATATCGACCAGACGCTGCCGTTGACCGTGCGCCGCTTCCTCGACCTGCCGGTCCGGCGCGGGGCCGCCGCCGTGCGCGAGGCACTCGTGGACGCCGGGGCCGATGGCCTCGAAAAACGGCAGATGACGGATCTCTCCGGCGGGCAGTTCCGCCGCGTGCTCCTCGCCCGCGCACTGTTGGAGAAGCCGGAGCTCCTGATTCTCGACGAGCCGACCACCGGCCTCGACCAGCCCGGCTCCGCCGCGTTCTACCGCCAGATCGAGGCGGTGCGCGCCACGCTGGGCTGCGCAGTGCTGATGGTCAGCCACGAGCTGCATGTCGTGATGAGCGCGTCCGACCGGGTGATCTGCCTCAACGGCCATGTCTGCTGCCACGGCACGCCCGAGGTGGTCGCCTCCGCCCCCGAATACCGGGCGCTGTTCGGCACCGGCACGCAGGGCGCGCTGGCGCTCTACCGCCACGACCATGATCATGGGCATGACCACGGGCACGATCATGATCACAGCCATGGCCATGACCACGCCCCGCGCGAGGATACGGCGGTCTGA
- a CDS encoding transcriptional repressor: MTDRGFEQHDHAACIANAMGAAERHCAEAKLQFTPARREVLSILLDAHRAMGAYDILDKLKEGGRSAQPPVVYRALDFLMAHGFAHRIERLNAYIACSHPGANHAPAFLICRSCQTVAEAPSGMMALMGDVASEAGFRLETVVMEAEGLCPRCDRAEKQA, encoded by the coding sequence ATGACCGATCGCGGCTTCGAACAGCACGACCACGCGGCCTGCATCGCCAATGCGATGGGGGCGGCCGAGCGTCACTGTGCCGAGGCCAAGCTGCAGTTCACCCCGGCCCGGCGGGAGGTTCTGTCGATCCTGCTCGACGCGCACCGCGCGATGGGCGCCTACGACATCCTCGACAAGCTCAAGGAGGGCGGGCGCAGCGCGCAGCCCCCCGTGGTCTACCGCGCGCTCGACTTCCTGATGGCCCACGGCTTCGCCCACCGCATCGAGCGGCTGAACGCCTATATCGCCTGCTCCCATCCCGGAGCCAATCACGCCCCCGCCTTCCTGATCTGCAGGAGCTGCCAGACCGTGGCGGAGGCTCCGTCCGGCATGATGGCGCTGATGGGCGACGTGGCGAGCGAAGCGGGCTTCCGGCTGGAGACCGTGGTGATGGAGGCCGAGGGCCTCTGCCCCCGCTGCGACCGGGCGGAGAAGCAGGCGTGA
- a CDS encoding zinc ABC transporter substrate-binding protein — MRALLLSLPIALVCGGVARAEVPRVSADIAAVHALVARVMEGVGTPDLLIPPGSSPHGYAMRPSEADALQAADMVFWVSEELTPWLPRVISNVAADAEVVELLEAEGTVLLPTREGVAFEVEGAHDHDHDHGDDDHGHEEHADADHAHDDHGHEEHAHDDHGHEEHAEHADDDHGHDDHGHGDHAHEHGDTDAHAWLDPVNAANWLGVIAAELSEADPANAETYAANAAAGQAEMEELSARVSEILADGGRPGYIVLHDAYQYFETRFDVPATAAVALGDAAQPGARRVAALRELVAERELACAFIEPQLNASLLETVFEGSGVTIATIDPLGSAHEPGAGLYPALILDMATAIAECAG, encoded by the coding sequence ATGCGCGCGCTTCTCCTTTCGCTTCCGATCGCCCTGGTCTGTGGCGGCGTGGCCCGGGCCGAGGTGCCCCGCGTGTCCGCCGATATCGCTGCGGTGCATGCGCTGGTGGCGCGCGTGATGGAGGGTGTGGGCACACCGGACCTGCTGATCCCGCCCGGCAGCTCGCCCCACGGCTACGCGATGCGGCCGTCCGAGGCGGATGCGTTGCAAGCGGCTGACATGGTGTTCTGGGTCTCGGAAGAGCTGACGCCTTGGCTGCCGCGGGTGATCTCCAACGTCGCAGCGGACGCCGAGGTCGTGGAGCTGCTGGAGGCCGAGGGCACGGTGTTGCTGCCGACGCGCGAGGGTGTCGCGTTCGAGGTGGAGGGCGCGCACGATCATGATCATGACCACGGGGATGACGACCATGGTCATGAGGAGCACGCCGACGCGGATCATGCGCATGACGACCACGGTCATGAGGAGCATGCGCACGACGACCATGGCCATGAGGAGCACGCGGAGCATGCCGACGACGACCACGGTCACGACGATCACGGCCACGGTGACCATGCCCATGAGCACGGCGATACCGACGCCCATGCCTGGCTCGACCCGGTGAATGCGGCGAACTGGCTGGGCGTCATCGCAGCGGAGCTGTCGGAGGCGGATCCGGCCAATGCGGAGACCTATGCCGCCAACGCCGCCGCCGGGCAGGCGGAGATGGAAGAGCTGTCGGCCCGCGTCTCCGAGATCCTCGCGGACGGAGGGCGGCCCGGCTACATCGTGCTGCATGACGCTTACCAGTACTTCGAGACCCGCTTTGACGTCCCCGCGACCGCGGCGGTCGCGCTGGGTGATGCGGCCCAGCCCGGCGCGCGGCGGGTGGCCGCATTGCGTGAGCTGGTGGCCGAGCGTGAGCTCGCCTGCGCCTTCATCGAGCCGCAGCTCAACGCCTCGCTGCTGGAGACGGTGTTCGAGGGCAGCGGCGTGACCATCGCCACGATCGACCCGCTGGGGTCGGCGCATGAGCCGGGGGCCGGGCTTTACCCCGCGCTGATCCTAGACATGGCGACGGCGATCGCGGAGTGTGCGGGCTGA